The Setaria viridis chromosome 9, Setaria_viridis_v4.0, whole genome shotgun sequence sequence ACATGCAAGATTGTGTGTTTAGGAAGCATCCTTCAGACCGCATCCGCTCATACAACCGCCATGCGCTGCCAATATCGTACGCCCAGTAATAGCACCTGAAGAAAAGGTTATAAGTCGTGGGATTCGGCTTCAGTCCCTTTGAGGCCATTTCATCCATCAGGGCAAACGCATCACCAAGTCTCTTTGCTATAACAAAGTTCCGTATTGCAGCGTTGTATGCAGGGATGTCTGGGTAGCACCCGAGTTCATGCATCTCCTTCAGCAAGTCCTTTGCCTTGTCAGGTTGGCCAATCAACCCCAGCCCACCAATCAGGCTCGTGTAAGTGATCACATCAGGGGAAATGTCCTTCTCCCGCATTTCGTCGAGCAGCTTGTAGGCCTTCTCCACGTCCTTGTTCTTGCAATGGCAATCGATCAAGCTGTTATAGGTCACCAGGTCGGGCTCCACCCCAAGCTCCCGCATCTCGGCAACGAACGCCTCGGCGTCCTCGGCCGACTTCCAGCCGGAGAGCAGGATGTTGAAGGTCTGGCGGTTCACCTGGAACTCGTATTTGAGCGCGTGGTAGACATTGCGCGCGTCGGACATGCTCTTCTCCTGGCAGAGCGTGCGGAGCAGCGCATTGAAGAGGCCGGTCGTGTCGGCGCGCCGGAACATCCGCGCGAGGCGGCGGAAGGAGTCGACGGTCTCGCGGACGGAGCAGACCTTGGCGACGCGGCCGAGGACGACCATGGCGGTGCGCGGGGAGACGGCGTTCGGGCAGATGCGACGGGTGGAGTCGAGGAGGTCCCACATATGCGCGAACCGGCGGGACCGGCCGAGCACGTAGAGCGCGGTGTCGATCGTGAAGGGCGAgggcgcgtcggcggcgagggagaggagagagagagcgcgGAGCGGGTCCCCGTGCGCGAAGCGGAAGCGGCGCATGACGGCGTCGAGGAGCGGGGGCGTgagcgggacggcggaggccgcGAGCGCGGACTCCATCGCGGACGGCGTGGGCGCGGACGTGACGATGCGGTAcaccgcgtcggcgtcggcatcggacgcgggggcggcggcggtggaggtggcctCGGGTGCCGCGGACGGCGCCGCTGGCTTGCGGGGCTTGGAGACGTATCGGAAGAGCCGTGGCGCGGGTTTGGGTGGCATTTTgcgcgaggcggccggcgattggGCAGGCGTCGTCGCGTCGCAGGGGCGGAGCGGCTTCAGCGGCTGCCGGCTGGGAAAGGGAGAACTGAGGACGAGCAGCTAGATCTCGTAATGGGCCTGTATTCGCTGCGTTTCTTTTGGGCCTGTTTATGGGTCAAATTCTGCCGGGCTTTGCGCGTATCAGTGTATGGGCGGAAAAGCGTAGAGTTGGGGTAGCAGACAAGGAGACAACGAAAGGCAAGTGCAAAGCGGCCATTTTGCAGTCCATCTCGAAACCTCCTATGTCCAACAGTTTTAAGTTGCAATGCTTGAAACCAGATGACGCTTCCCATGCAACATTGACCCTCTCCGCATTGTGCGCATAGCCATTCCATCCACACACATGGCGGGATACAtgtaaaagaaaaaaggcaATGCCACGTGTCATACACAGAAAGTAACTGATAGATCCAGTACTACGCAGTGGGGGGAATAACTACGTGTTGCTGCGAAAGAAGAGGTGTTTACAGTGAGGAAGAAATTCTTCAGAAAGGGCGCGGCTTCAAGGAGATAGACAGTCCACTCAAGGTCGCATTCAGCAAAGATGTTGGAGAGATACAAATCCGTCAGGTTGCCAAAGACAGGTTGGACCAGCTTGGGGTCTTCCGGTTTAATCCAAATCTGAAACAAGCAATCAGCAAAAAATTGAAATGGCACAAATTGAACAACCGTGACGCCCAGCCTATTGAATCAGGggcaaattaaaaaaggagGAATCCAAGCATTCATACCATATAATCTTGGAAGTCTAATCTGACAGTTTCCAGCCTCGTGCCCGACAGCCAGTCGCTCAGCATGAACGGTGGCTGCCAATTCATGGCAGCACAGCCAAAATCAATGCCCCGAAGGCTTGGGACGTGGCCGAAAACAACCGGAGGGCTTTCACGCGTCCAGGTATCGTAAACACACACGCACGAGCTTAGGGACCCGGACGAGCTCGATTCGCACGTAGCTGCAGAATTCAAACACCAATTCCATCAGCCGAGACCGTGGCGCGTCGATCCGCAGAACGGATGGCCGGCCAGAATCGCAGGAATTCAGCAGATTCGGCACATCGGGCTCGTCGAATCTCATGTTCCGAACAGAGAGGCTTCTAAGACATCTGAACGCGTAGGGGTAAGAGCCGAAGAACCTGCAGGTCCTGTAGCTCCGTCACCACGATGAACTCGAGGAACTTGGTGTTCCCACGCTCGAGGACGCTGGTCACCGTGGAGCCAATGGATTCCAAGTGGGGATCGGTCAGGCAGAAACGGAGGCGCAAGAGGTTGATGGATCGATCAGCCGTGGGAGCCAACAACCTCTTTGTCGTTTCGGTGTAGAGATCCACCAGATCGTTGAGTTGGCTCGTCGCTGAAGTCTCTGTTCGGGGTTTGAATCCGTCGACATGAATGTAAAGGTTTGTGAGCAGATAAGGAAGCTGCTTCCTCCGCGTCGAGAGGGTGCTGGCCCTCATCAGAGTTCTCAAGTCAAGGCGGTGCATGATATCGACAAGAATATGGTCGGGGAGCGCGCTGAGCCTATCGTCATCTTCGGTTCCGTTTTTCTAGTGGCGCAAAGAAAAGATAACAGAAACATTTAGGGCATTATACAAACAATTAGAACAttgtacaaaaaaaattataagaaaaacAGAAACAATTAGGGGAAGAGGACGTGAACCCCAAAAAAAGAACTATATTTGGCGTGTTAGGATTTTGTAATTGATCGGTTCGAAAACGTTGCAGCCAAATGCGAGGGTGAGCCTTGGTAAAAATTCGAGAGAAGGTAGGGGGACTTACATTGTTGTGCGATGGAGACGCCATGATAAGAGGCAAAAGTAACAAAATAATTCGTAGGATCCGAAGCAGTACGAATAAAACCGATTACGTTCGGTGGTGCTTTATACTATTGGCCTTGAGGCCACAAGCACAATATTAGGCCTCTAAATCAGCCCACGGAAACACCTCTAAAACAGCCAACGGAAACTCGGAAACGTATCTGAGAACAACGAAGGTTGATTATCTATCGGATCGGAAGAAAGTTTGTAGCGAACAAGGATTCGAAGTGCAGCCGACGATGTGCAGTCGAGTTGCTGCAAGGCGCCGACGATGTGCAGGAAAGAGTTGGTGAGCCTGACGGTGCAGACGAACATCAACCTCCCCATTCCTGTGTTTTCAATAATATCAGCCTCAAGCTTACAAAGGAAATTAACAAACTGTGAATCAACAATTGCTGAGAGGGCAGAGTCTTTGTCTCATCCTTCCTAAATCTCTTGGAAACCTGGCATGCCATTTGAGCTTGATCAAAGGCATAACCGGTCCCTCTCACAGCTAGCACCTAGAACCGCAGCAGCCAGTCCACTAACACAAGCAGAATTGTGTTGTACTGTTGTTCGGATGCACTGCTGATTCCGAAAGGCAATGGACAATTCAACATCTTTAAACAATCGAAAAGCCACACAATGAGTTGCTGAATACAGGTTGTGTTCTCTATCAACTAATGCGAATATGCAATGGCAAATCCAAATGTTTCAGATTGGACTTCATTGGTAGGATACGGATCAAGCATTTCTTACATATACATCCACAAAATAAAGGATTTCTTATATAGCAGAATACTACCTACTTACGAATTTCATGTCACAAGCACCTAAGACTTCAATCACCACAGTACCACACGCAGATAACGAAGCATTCAATCAGACAAGCAACAAAAGAGCATAAAGGTAGCAACATCTAACTGTAGTTTATAAATCGCTTAAGATTTCATTGGCGCGAGAATATAAATCATGATCCATCACAGGCAGACCAAAACACTTCAGAATTTAGGGCAAAACAGATAGGTTCAAGACTAAATTGCCACAACAGCAACCACTGATCTAAAACAAGTTTGACATAGTAGCATGATAACGACGAGAGGAGATACGCGATCAAGAGGCAACCACTGCAACCCGGCCGTGCGCCTAGACGCGGTCGCGGCGGGGACCGCCGAACTGCTGGCGGCCGCCGTAGGCGGGGGCGTTGGTGTTCTCGGGCTGGCGCTCGACGCCGGGGAGGTCGGCCATGCCGAGGGCGGC is a genomic window containing:
- the LOC117839207 gene encoding uncharacterized protein, translating into MGRLMFVCTVRLTNSFLHIVGALQQLDCTSSAALRILKNGTEDDDRLSALPDHILVDIMHRLDLRTLMRASTLSTRRKQLPYLLTNLYIHVDGFKPRTETSATSQLNDLVDLYTETTKRLLAPTADRSINLLRLRFCLTDPHLESIGSTVTSVLERGNTKFLEFIVVTELQDLQVLRLLPLRVQMSSTCESSSSGSLSSCVCVYDTWTRESPPVVFGHVPSLRGIDFGCAAMNWQPPFMLSDWLSGTRLETVRLDFQDYMIWIKPEDPKLVQPVFGNLTDLYLSNIFAECDLEWTVYLLEAAPFLKNFFLTVNTSSFAATRSYSPHCVVLDLSVTFCV
- the LOC140220035 gene encoding putative pentatricopeptide repeat-containing protein At1g02420, coding for MPPKPAPRLFRYVSKPRKPAAPSAAPEATSTAAAPASDADADAVYRIVTSAPTPSAMESALAASAVPLTPPLLDAVMRRFRFAHGDPLRALSLLSLAADAPSPFTIDTALYVLGRSRRFAHMWDLLDSTRRICPNAVSPRTAMVVLGRVAKVCSVRETVDSFRRLARMFRRADTTGLFNALLRTLCQEKSMSDARNVYHALKYEFQVNRQTFNILLSGWKSAEDAEAFVAEMRELGVEPDLVTYNSLIDCHCKNKDVEKAYKLLDEMREKDISPDVITYTSLIGGLGLIGQPDKAKDLLKEMHELGCYPDIPAYNAAIRNFVIAKRLGDAFALMDEMASKGLKPNPTTYNLFFRCYYWAYDIGSAWRLYERMRSEGCFLNTQSCMFIIRLCRRHGEVAQALELWSDMVSNGFGSFTLVSDVLFDLLCDEGKLEDAERCFHQMVELGQKPSNVAFRRIKILMQLAKQEESIARLTEKMARFGRLAPEDCQKLHHAAESRHSNGDGADIDILRAD